In Pocillopora verrucosa isolate sample1 chromosome 13, ASM3666991v2, whole genome shotgun sequence, one genomic interval encodes:
- the LOC131777075 gene encoding E3 ubiquitin-protein ligase TRIM71-like: protein MDIKTLFHNLREEVSCPVCTNIYTDPKQLSCLHSFCLHCLNQRHRTSRGRDTIRCPKCQALSRVPESGDLKDLPTGFYLNGLIDVLAIRECKTNQVKCGNCDKNSSESSYCFHCCAFYCQKCVIAHNIMKNYKDHRVLALHDFKDKDYKDVMKRPAHCPKEDHNREELKYFCKTCEIPVCQICVILDHGGHNMKLIKEEAEIQKSAIKSLVEKQRRNLQAKMNTVNQLDEEFAKLMQQGEDVKRDVQRLVDNLVAVIEAKKQNILSSLGKEASRSLDLVRERKTKIQRQIRAIESALENADELLTRRSNAEIVQLKKSLDSIFDGVPQIEPINRDTKSFPAGFVFEENPKLSETVESVEIGTLQILQLTKLRARHFFCEGKGIEEGIVNREAQFILTSRNGSGKQCYNERDHVTVEIRDERGQKCATEVGINSCGDGLYQLKYTPKDQGRCKVSVKVNGKHIDRSPFTVLVKPFQFKPVLTFGEEGSALAMFDHPFGVAANSRDEIAVADLSNHRIQIFNSDGNYIRSFGRHGSKAGEFQSPKGIAFNNNGNIFVSDFWHRIQIFDGRDKYMGSFGGIGSLDKHLNDPWGLSVDSDGNAIVADRGNSLIKIFSPDGNFLMKIGGQGSLKSPKHCIQYDRYLIVSDSSEHCIKVFDRNGNFQYMFGKKGGGDGEFDAPSCIAVNKSGHLMVCDEFNHRV, encoded by the coding sequence ATGGACATCAAAACGTTGTTCCATAATCTTCGAGAAGAAGTATCTTGTCCAGTGTGTACCAACATATACACGGATCCAAAACAACTCTCATGTCTCCACAGCTTTTGTCTACATTGCTTGAATCAGAGGCACAGAACAAGCCGTGGCCGAGACACAATCAGATGCCCGAAGTGCCAAGCACTTAGCAGAGTGCCTGAAAGTGGCGATTTAAAAGATCTTCCAACCGGTTTTTATCTTAACGGCCTCATTGATGTGTTGGCAATAAGAGAATGTAAAACCAACCAAGTAAAATGCGGAAATTGCGACAAGAACAGCTCGGAAAGTTCCTATTGTTTCCATTGCTGTGCATTTTATTGCCAAAAGTGCGTAATTGCGCACAACATCATGAAAAACTACAAAGATCACCGTGTCCTGGCGCTCCATGACTTTAAAGACAAGGATTATAAGGATGTAATGAAACGACCGGCCCATTGTCCTAAGGAAGATCACAACAGAGAAGAACTGAAGTACTTTTGCAAGACTTGCGAAATACCAGTTTGCCAAATTTGTGTCATATTGGACCACGGTGGCCATAATATGAAATTAATCAAGGAAGAGGCAGAAATACAGAAGAGTGCGATAAAGTCGTTGGTTGAAAAGCAGAGACGTAATTTGCAAGCAAAGATGAATACCGTCAATCAACTTGATGAAGAGTTCGCTAAACTGATGCAACAAGGCGAAGACGTGAAGAGAGATGTTCAAAGACTTGTTGACAATCTTGTGGCCGTTATTGAGGCGAAAAAGCAGAATATACTTTCATCGTTGGGGAAAGAAGCGAGCAGATCGCTTGATCTTGTAAGGGAGCGAAAAACCAAAATTCAACGACAAATAAGGGCCATAGAATCTGCGCTGGAAAACGCTGATGAGCTTTTAACTCGTAGAAGTAACGCTGAAATCGTTCAACTTAAGAAATCATTAGACAGCATTTTTGATGGGGTTCCTCAAATCGAGCCAATTAACCGTGACACCAAAAGCTTCCCGGCTGGTTTCGTTTTCGAGGAAAATCCAAAACTGTCGGAGACTGTTGAAAGTGTTGAAATTGGAACTTTACAAATCTTGCAACTCACCAAGCTTAGGGCACGTCATTTTTTTTGCGAAGGCAAAGGAATTGAAGAAGGAATTGTAAACCGCGAAGCACAATTTATTTTGACCTCAAGGAACGGTAGTGGAAAACAGTGTTACAATGAACGTGATCATGTCACGGTGGAGATCAGAGATGAACGAGGACAAAAATGCGCGACGGAAGTAGGAATAAATAGCTGTGGAGATGGACTCTACCAGCTCAAGTATACTCCAAAAGATCAAGGAAGGTGTAAAGTGAGTGTTAAGGTTAATGGGAAACATATTGATAGAAGTCCTTTTACTGTACTCGTAAAACCATTTCAATTCAAACCTGTTTTAACATTCGGTGAAGAAGGTTCGGCTTTAGCAATGTTTGACCATCCTTTTGGGGTGGCAGCAAATTCTAGGGATGAGATAGCCGTAGCTGATTTATCCAATCACAGAATTCAAATCTTTAACAGTGACGGAAATTACATAAGATCCTTTGGTCGTCACGGTAGCAAAGCGGGAGAATTTCAAAGTCCGAAAGGAATAGCATTTAATAATAATGGAAATATTTTCGTCTCGGATTTTTGGCATCGAATTCAGATTTTCGATGGGAGGGATAAGTACATGGGAAGCTTTGGTGGGATTGGTAGCCTTGATAAACATCTGAATGATCCTTGGGGTCTATCTGTAGACAGTGACGGTAATGCGATTGTTGCTGATAGGGGAAACAGCTTAATCAAAATCTTTTCTCCCGATGGAAATTTCCTTATGAAAATAGGTGGGCAGGGCTCTTTGAAATCTCCCAAGCACTGTATTCAGTATGATAGATATCTCATAGTGTCAGACAGTAGTGAACATTGTATCAAAGTGTTTGACAGGAATGGAAACTTTCAATACATGTTTGGAAAGAAGGGTGGAGGGGATGGGGAGTTTGATGCTCCATCTTGTATAGCAGTGAATAAATCAGGACACCTGATGGTCTGTGATGAATTTAATCATAGAGTATAA